A window of the Bradyrhizobium diazoefficiens genome harbors these coding sequences:
- a CDS encoding DUF6429 family protein, translating to MAINKDKIDDAALALLYLTLHDGYRAWKGFDWDVLGRLHDKGMILDPVGKVKSVVFTDEGLERAKALFEELFEE from the coding sequence ATGGCCATTAACAAGGACAAGATCGACGACGCGGCGTTGGCGTTGCTTTATTTGACCCTGCACGATGGCTATCGTGCATGGAAAGGCTTTGATTGGGATGTGCTCGGCCGCCTGCATGACAAGGGGATGATTCTTGACCCCGTCGGCAAGGTAAAGTCTGTCGTGTTCACGGACGAGGGACTCGAACGAGCGAAAGCATTGTTCGAAGAGTTGTTCGAGGAATAA
- a CDS encoding VOC family protein, producing MTSITPFLWFDNNVPEAVAFYKSVFPNAKVETVSDFMAVFELEGQRFHALNGGPQYRFNEAVSFFISVETQGEVDYFWEKLTAAGGEESRCGWLKDKFGLSWQVVPSALGRYLGDPDRSKANRVMQAMMGMRKIVIAELDRAYAG from the coding sequence ATGACCTCCATCACGCCGTTCCTCTGGTTCGACAACAACGTCCCGGAGGCCGTCGCCTTCTACAAATCGGTGTTCCCCAATGCCAAAGTCGAGACCGTCAGCGACTTCATGGCGGTGTTCGAGCTCGAAGGCCAGCGCTTCCACGCGCTCAACGGCGGGCCGCAATACCGCTTCAACGAGGCGGTGTCGTTCTTCATCAGCGTCGAGACTCAAGGCGAGGTGGACTATTTTTGGGAGAAGCTCACCGCCGCCGGCGGCGAGGAATCCCGCTGCGGCTGGCTCAAGGACAAATTTGGTCTGTCCTGGCAAGTGGTCCCATCAGCGCTCGGCCGCTATCTCGGCGATCCCGACCGCAGCAAGGCCAACCGCGTCATGCAGGCCATGATGGGAATGCGGAAGATCGTGATTGCGGAGTTGGACAGGGCGTATGCGGGGTGA
- a CDS encoding glutathione S-transferase family protein — MPPTITAFESSPDRGGGQARDMRVRWALEEVGQPYDVRLVSFAAMKQPAHRALHPFGQIPTYEDGNLALFESGAIVLHLAERHRGLLPDEANARYRAIAWMFAALNTLEPPIVELGMAMLLERDKSWYEERLPMLENRVRVRLGELSDRLGNADWLDGAFSAGDLLMVTVLRRLNRSPILGEYSRLSAYVARGEARPAFRRAFDAQLAVFTAASTR; from the coding sequence ATGCCTCCCACCATCACCGCCTTTGAAAGCTCGCCCGACCGCGGCGGGGGCCAGGCGCGCGACATGCGCGTGCGCTGGGCGCTCGAGGAAGTCGGCCAGCCCTACGACGTTCGCCTCGTGTCGTTCGCGGCGATGAAGCAACCGGCGCATCGTGCGCTGCATCCGTTCGGGCAAATTCCGACCTATGAGGACGGCAATCTCGCCTTGTTCGAGTCCGGCGCGATCGTGCTTCATCTCGCCGAGCGCCATCGCGGATTGCTGCCTGACGAGGCGAATGCGAGATACCGCGCGATCGCGTGGATGTTTGCCGCACTCAATACGCTGGAGCCGCCGATCGTCGAGCTCGGAATGGCGATGCTGCTTGAGCGCGACAAGAGCTGGTACGAAGAGCGCCTGCCCATGCTCGAGAATCGCGTGCGCGTTCGCCTCGGCGAATTATCCGATCGCCTGGGCAACGCCGACTGGCTCGACGGCGCGTTCAGCGCCGGCGATCTCCTGATGGTGACCGTGCTGCGCAGATTGAATAGATCGCCGATACTGGGCGAATATTCCCGCCTTTCCGCCTATGTCGCGCGCGGCGAAGCGAGGCCGGCCTTCCGCCGCGCTTTCGACGCTCAATTGGCGGTTTTTACCGCCGCATCAACGCGCTGA
- a CDS encoding IS701 family transposase gives MSVNNHREAEERFGAYVDGLSSVIGHPRRRRQLRDYCTGLVLPGERKSVEPLAARTDPARTAAQHQSLLHFVGNACWSDEDVLAKVRQMVLPALEKDGPIEAWIIDDTSFPKQGKHSVGVHHQYCGQLGKQANCQVAVSLSIASRTGSLPVDYRLYLPETWAKDRARRKKAGIPKEIKFKTKPEIALDQIRRACEASLPRGVALMDAAYGRDARLRAGMSELNVSYVAGIVPTILMWGPGAGPRRMDKPMNNTGRRDEPELVTAKTLALGLPKLEWCTVKWREGSAEQLTSRFARVRVRVGSNKLIPEKSSAEWLLIEWPKSEAEPTRYWLSTLPETISFTRLVDLAKLRWRIERDYQELKQEVGLGHYEGRGWRGFHHHATLCIAAYGFLVAERATIPPSGPRCAPPLPAPRLPDDYRPRGSALAA, from the coding sequence ATGAGTGTCAACAATCACCGGGAAGCCGAAGAGCGTTTTGGGGCTTACGTAGACGGTCTTTCGAGCGTGATCGGTCATCCGAGACGTAGGCGACAGTTGCGCGATTATTGCACTGGGTTGGTGCTCCCCGGCGAACGCAAGAGCGTGGAACCGTTGGCGGCGCGAACGGATCCGGCGCGGACGGCTGCTCAGCACCAGTCGTTGCTGCACTTTGTGGGGAATGCATGCTGGTCCGACGAGGACGTGCTGGCGAAGGTCCGCCAGATGGTGCTGCCGGCGCTGGAGAAGGACGGGCCAATCGAGGCCTGGATCATCGACGACACCTCGTTTCCCAAGCAGGGCAAGCATTCGGTCGGCGTGCATCACCAATATTGCGGTCAACTCGGCAAGCAGGCCAACTGCCAGGTGGCGGTGTCGCTGTCGATCGCCAGTCGTACCGGCAGCCTTCCGGTCGACTACCGGCTGTACCTTCCGGAGACCTGGGCCAAGGATCGTGCACGGCGAAAGAAGGCAGGCATTCCGAAGGAGATCAAGTTCAAGACCAAGCCGGAGATCGCACTCGATCAGATACGACGGGCATGCGAGGCCAGCCTGCCGCGCGGCGTTGCCTTGATGGATGCCGCTTACGGCAGGGACGCGCGGCTGCGTGCAGGCATGTCGGAGTTGAACGTGTCTTACGTGGCCGGCATTGTGCCAACTATTTTGATGTGGGGGCCTGGCGCCGGCCCGCGGCGCATGGACAAGCCGATGAACAATACCGGCCGGCGCGACGAGCCTGAGTTGGTCACGGCCAAGACACTGGCCCTCGGTCTGCCCAAGCTTGAATGGTGCACGGTGAAGTGGCGGGAGGGCTCGGCCGAGCAGCTCACCTCGCGCTTTGCTCGTGTTCGCGTGCGTGTTGGGTCCAACAAGCTCATCCCGGAGAAATCGTCGGCGGAGTGGCTGTTGATCGAATGGCCGAAGAGCGAAGCTGAGCCGACCAGATACTGGCTCTCCACGCTGCCGGAGACCATCAGCTTCACGCGGCTCGTCGATCTGGCGAAACTGCGCTGGCGCATCGAGCGCGATTACCAGGAGCTCAAGCAAGAGGTCGGGCTGGGTCACTACGAGGGGCGCGGCTGGCGGGGCTTCCATCATCACGCGACCCTGTGCATCGCCGCTTACGGCTTCCTGGTCGCCGAGCGGGCGACGATTCCCCCCTCAGGACCTCGTTGCGCCCCGCCGCTCCCGGCACCTCGCTTACCCGACGACTATCGACCCCGCGGATCCGCCCTGGCGGCCTGA
- a CDS encoding RidA family protein, which produces MPIQHFAPPPHVKTPPLSFATRVGDLLFVSGIPGFDAKGALPDGFEAQFANVVVNIKRVLDEARATMRDLVKVNVLLTRASDVAAMNALYAGAFGPPPFPARTTCVVQALPDPKMLIEIEAVASLAKG; this is translated from the coding sequence ATGCCGATCCAGCACTTTGCACCCCCGCCGCACGTCAAGACGCCGCCGCTCTCCTTTGCGACCCGCGTCGGCGACCTGCTGTTCGTCTCCGGCATTCCCGGCTTCGATGCCAAGGGCGCGCTGCCTGACGGCTTCGAGGCGCAGTTCGCCAATGTCGTCGTCAACATCAAGCGCGTGCTGGACGAGGCCCGCGCCACGATGCGCGACCTCGTCAAGGTCAACGTGCTCTTGACCCGCGCCTCGGACGTTGCCGCGATGAATGCGCTCTATGCCGGCGCGTTCGGCCCGCCGCCTTTTCCCGCACGCACCACCTGCGTGGTGCAGGCACTGCCCGATCCGAAGATGCTGATCGAGATCGAGGCGGTGGCATCGCTGGCCAAGGGATAG
- a CDS encoding mismatch-specific DNA-glycosylase, with product MPDSSPHRLPDQLRPNLRLVFVGTAASTRSAELGHYYAHPGNRFWRAIHEAGITPRRYQPSEFAGLIELGIGFTDLSKSGAGMDHQIAREAIDVPGFKAKIDIYQPRTIAFTSKKAASLFYGRPSSGISLGRQPRDESWPEVFVLPSPSGAASGHWTLEPWRDLAKWIAA from the coding sequence TTGCCCGATTCCTCCCCTCACCGCCTCCCCGACCAGCTCCGCCCCAACCTCCGCCTCGTCTTTGTCGGCACCGCCGCCTCTACGCGCTCGGCCGAACTCGGGCACTACTACGCCCATCCCGGCAACCGCTTCTGGCGCGCGATCCATGAGGCCGGCATCACGCCGCGGCGCTATCAGCCAAGCGAATTCGCAGGCTTGATCGAGCTCGGGATCGGCTTCACCGATCTCTCCAAGTCGGGCGCCGGGATGGATCATCAGATCGCGCGTGAGGCGATCGACGTGCCGGGGTTCAAGGCCAAGATCGATATCTATCAGCCGCGGACGATTGCGTTCACGAGCAAGAAGGCGGCGAGCTTGTTTTATGGCAGGCCGTCGAGCGGGATTTCGCTGGGGCGGCAGCCGCGCGATGAGAGCTGGCCGGAGGTATTCGTGCTGCCATCGCCGTCGGGGGCGGCGTCGGGGCATTGGACGCTGGAGCCGTGGCGGGATCTGGCGAAGTGGATTGCTGCGTAG
- a CDS encoding SDR family oxidoreductase has product MTRELEGKVAAVTGAASGIGLASAEAMLAAGARVVMVDRDEAALKALCNKHGDAVTPLVIDLLDPKACATLLPRVLEQAGQLDILHANAGTYVGGDLVDADTMAIDRMLNLNVNVVMKNVHDVLPHMIARGTGDIIVTSSLAAHFPTPWEPVYASSKWAINCFVQTVRRQVFKHGIRVGSISPGPVVSALLADWPAEKLQEARDSGSLLEASEVAEVVMFMLTRPRGMTIRDVVMLPSNFDL; this is encoded by the coding sequence ATGACGAGAGAACTTGAAGGCAAGGTTGCCGCCGTGACCGGGGCCGCGTCGGGCATCGGGTTGGCGAGTGCCGAGGCGATGCTGGCCGCGGGCGCGCGCGTGGTGATGGTCGACCGCGACGAGGCCGCGCTGAAGGCGCTCTGCAACAAGCATGGCGACGCGGTGACCCCGCTGGTCATCGATCTCCTGGATCCCAAAGCCTGCGCAACGCTGCTGCCGCGCGTCCTGGAGCAGGCAGGACAGCTCGACATCCTGCATGCGAATGCGGGCACCTATGTCGGTGGCGACCTGGTCGATGCCGACACGATGGCGATCGACCGGATGCTGAACCTGAATGTCAACGTCGTGATGAAGAATGTGCACGACGTGCTGCCGCACATGATCGCGCGCGGGACCGGCGACATCATCGTCACGAGCTCGCTGGCGGCACATTTTCCGACGCCGTGGGAGCCGGTCTATGCGTCGTCCAAATGGGCGATCAACTGCTTCGTCCAGACGGTGCGGCGCCAGGTCTTCAAGCACGGCATTCGCGTCGGCTCGATCTCGCCCGGCCCGGTCGTGAGCGCGCTGCTCGCGGACTGGCCAGCCGAGAAGCTGCAGGAAGCGAGGGACTCGGGAAGCCTGCTGGAGGCCAGCGAAGTGGCTGAAGTGGTGATGTTCATGCTGACACGGCCGCGCGGCATGACAATTCGCGACGTGGTCATGCTGCCGAGCAATTTCGATCTCTAG
- a CDS encoding glutathione S-transferase family protein encodes MLTLYSYPELFGVADNNGYGLKVYAFLKLAGVAFVHEHVFDASAAPRGQLPYIVDDGETVGDSETIIAHAIAKYHLTIDAALSPAQRRTHHLVTRMLDDLYWVMSYSRWKDERYYPAFRDGFIAQHRQIDADGFEKAKAYNAQRYHYQGIGRYSPEQAYARGLADLQVLAEIVPAHGFVDGERPTSCDAGIYGFIANIYYFPIPTPLKAFVDAQKNLVAHCERVHAMVSL; translated from the coding sequence ATGCTGACGCTCTATTCGTATCCGGAACTCTTCGGCGTCGCCGACAACAACGGCTACGGGCTCAAGGTCTATGCCTTCCTGAAGCTCGCCGGCGTGGCGTTCGTGCATGAGCACGTGTTCGATGCCTCCGCAGCGCCGCGCGGGCAGCTGCCCTACATCGTCGACGACGGCGAGACCGTCGGCGACAGCGAGACGATCATCGCGCACGCCATCGCAAAATATCACCTGACCATCGATGCCGCGCTGTCGCCTGCGCAGCGCCGGACCCATCATCTCGTCACGCGCATGCTCGATGATCTCTACTGGGTGATGTCGTATTCACGCTGGAAGGACGAGCGCTACTACCCCGCGTTTCGCGACGGCTTCATCGCGCAGCATCGACAGATCGACGCTGATGGCTTCGAGAAGGCGAAGGCCTACAATGCGCAGCGCTATCACTACCAGGGCATCGGCCGCTACTCGCCCGAGCAGGCTTACGCACGGGGCCTTGCCGATTTGCAAGTGCTGGCCGAGATCGTGCCCGCGCACGGTTTTGTCGATGGCGAGCGGCCGACCAGCTGCGACGCCGGCATCTACGGCTTCATCGCGAATATCTATTATTTTCCGATCCCGACGCCGCTGAAGGCGTTCGTCGATGCGCAGAAGAACCTCGTCGCGCATTGCGAGCGGGTTCATGCGATGGTGAGTTTGTAG
- a CDS encoding IS110 family transposase — MLLDHPSDGPAAIRTQFGAIFVSLELSRSTWLVTSLSPGKGEKMSRHSVEAGDIAALLKLFAELKQKALARTGENYPIITIQEAGLDGFWLHRALQQEGIESHVVDPASIATPRRRRRAKTDRLDGETLLRSLLAYKRGEPRVCAMVVAPSPEDEDRRRLCRERRTLIAERIEHVNRIKGLLFAQGISGYVPLRRDRKARLEALRTGDGRPLPQHLKAQVGRELARLELLLEQIAAVEREQEALLTASKPTGEKAASDPVTMLLGLKSLGPNFAAVLWTEAFWRQFANRRQVASYAGLAATPWRSGGIEREQGVSKAGNPRLRTTMIQLAWLWIRHQPQSALTQWFKANSQRGRKRAIVALARKLLVALWKYVTQGVVIEGAVMKPAA; from the coding sequence ATGTTGCTCGATCATCCTTCCGACGGACCGGCCGCTATCCGCACGCAGTTTGGCGCAATTTTTGTGTCATTGGAACTGAGCCGCTCGACATGGCTGGTGACCTCGCTGTCGCCCGGCAAGGGCGAGAAGATGTCCAGACACAGCGTGGAGGCCGGTGATATTGCGGCGCTCTTGAAGCTGTTTGCAGAGCTGAAGCAGAAGGCCCTGGCCCGAACGGGGGAGAACTATCCGATCATCACCATCCAGGAGGCTGGACTGGATGGGTTCTGGCTTCACCGCGCTTTGCAGCAGGAGGGCATTGAAAGCCACGTGGTCGATCCGGCCTCGATCGCGACGCCGCGCCGGCGCCGGCGGGCCAAGACGGACAGGCTCGATGGCGAGACGCTGCTGCGGTCGCTTCTGGCCTACAAGCGCGGCGAGCCGCGGGTCTGCGCGATGGTGGTTGCTCCTTCACCGGAGGACGAGGATCGCCGCCGACTTTGCCGCGAGCGGCGGACATTGATCGCGGAGCGGATCGAGCACGTCAACCGGATCAAGGGGCTGCTGTTTGCACAAGGGATATCCGGCTATGTGCCGCTGCGGCGCGACCGCAAGGCACGGCTCGAGGCCTTGCGCACCGGGGACGGGCGCCCGTTGCCGCAGCATTTGAAGGCGCAGGTCGGCCGCGAGCTCGCCCGGCTCGAACTGCTGCTCGAGCAGATCGCGGCGGTGGAGCGCGAGCAAGAGGCGCTACTGACGGCGAGCAAGCCAACCGGCGAGAAGGCTGCATCGGACCCGGTCACCATGCTGCTCGGCCTGAAGAGCCTGGGCCCGAACTTCGCTGCCGTTCTCTGGACGGAAGCCTTCTGGCGCCAGTTTGCCAACCGCCGCCAGGTCGCCTCCTATGCGGGGCTTGCGGCCACGCCATGGCGCAGCGGCGGTATCGAGCGCGAGCAGGGCGTGTCGAAGGCCGGCAATCCGCGGCTGAGAACCACGATGATCCAGCTCGCCTGGTTGTGGATACGCCACCAGCCCCAATCGGCTCTGACCCAATGGTTCAAGGCCAACAGCCAGCGCGGCCGCAAGCGCGCGATCGTGGCGTTGGCGCGCAAGCTGCTGGTTGCCTTGTGGAAGTATGTCACCCAGGGCGTCGTGATCGAGGGGGCCGTGATGAAGCCTGCCGCCTGA